One Punica granatum isolate Tunisia-2019 chromosome 3, ASM765513v2, whole genome shotgun sequence genomic window carries:
- the LOC116201992 gene encoding uncharacterized protein LOC116201992 — protein MLKLISSFHLPHRLSPKSLRPSLLLSSFSPKPSLPSPASRILLRPLSTAPEFSIPSDRFSHGELEPYLSCSMPGARRLKIAVLVSGGVDSSVALRLLHAAGHSCTAFYLKIWFQEDFENFWSECPWEEDLKYAKAVCEQVDVPLEVVHLTDDYWKNVVSYIIDEYRCGRTPNPDVLCNTRIKFGAFMDAISSREYDYVASGHYANVIHPSADEADCPSVLELSKDVIKDQTYFLSHLSQTQLKRLVFPLGCMPKDEVRKLAVKFNLPNKERKDSQGICFLGKIKFSDFVARHIGEKEGVILEAESGDYLGNHRGFWFYTIGQRQGLNLPGGPWYVVEKDVRNNVVFVSRNYYSLDKKRRLFRVGSMKWLSGVPPHSSQLQCKVRHGPSFYDCNLTIESGKDGGEDVGVVQLSEDDQGLAAGQFGAFYDGRTCVGSGVILESWDDRGFPVCEKALEIARMEDKSKLGKPVKIKNVESRTRTDLQVVETI, from the exons ATGCTGAAGCTGATATCCTCTTTCCATCTCCCCCACCGTCTTTCCCCTAAATCCCTCAGGCCTTCACTTCTCCTCTCCAGTTTCTCCCCCAAACCTTCACTGCCCTCTCCAGCCTCCAGAATCCTCCTCCGGCCCCTCTCCACCGCTCCTGAATTTTCGATTCCTTCAGACCGGTTCTCTCATGGCGAGCTCGAGCCCTACCTGTCCTGCTCCATGCCTGGTGCCCGGCGTCTCAAAATCGCCGTACTTGTCAGCGGCGGAGTTGACAGCAGCGTCGCCCTCCGCCTCCTCCACGCCGCCGGCCACTCCTGCACTGCCTTCTACCTCAAGATATGGTTCCAA GAAGATTTTGAGAACTTCTGGTCTGAATGCCCATGGGAGGAGGATCTGAAGTATGCCAAAGCTGTCTGCGAGCAG GTAGACGTGCCTTTGGAGGTCGTTCATTTGACGGATGACTATTGGAAGAATGTG GTATCCTACATCATTGATGAGTATAGATGTGGTCGTACTCCTAATCCTGATGTATTGTGCAATACAAGAATAAAGTTCG GTGCATTCATGGATGCAATTAGCAGTAGGGAGTATGATTACGTTGCTTCGGGACATTATGCCAATGTTATTCACCCATCGGCAGATGAAGCGGATTGCCCTTCTGTATTGGAGCTATCGAAGGACGTG ATCAAGGATCAGACCTACTTCCTCTCTCATCTTTCACAGACTCAGCTCAAACGACTTGTTTTCCCACTTGGTTGTATGCCAAAG GATGAAGTTCGCAAGCTTGCTGTAAAATTCAACTTGCCAAACAAGGAAAGGAAGGATTCACAGGGAATATGCTTCCTTGGAAAG ATTAAGTTTAGTGACTTCGTGGCGAGACACATTGGGGAGAAGGAAGGTGTCATTTTAGAAGCGGAGAGTGGAGACTATTTGGGAAATCATCGAGGCTTTTGGTTTTACACGATCGGTCAGCGTCAAGGTTTAAATCTACCTGGAGGCCCATG GTATGTTGTTGAGAAGGACGTTAGAAACAATGTCGTGTTTGTATCGAGAAATTACTACTCCTTAGATAAAAAAAGACGGCTCTTTCGGGTCGGCTCCATGAAATGGCTTAGTGGAGTCCCTCCGCACTCCAGTCAGCTCCAATGCAAG GTAAGACACGGCCCCAGCTTCTACGATTGCAACTTGACAATCGAATCAGGAAAAGATGGAGGGGAAGATGTTGGAGTCGTTCAATTGTCCGAGGATGACCAGGGTCTTGCAGCTGGTCAATTCGGAGCTTTCTATGACGGGAGAACTTGCGTTGGCTCTGGTGTCATTTTGGAGTCATGGGATGATCGGGGATTCCCTGTCTGTGAGAAGGCTCTCGAGATTGCACGAATGGAAGACAAGTCGAAGCTTGGAAAGCCAGTCAAGATAAAG AACGTCGAATCCCGGACGAGAACAGATCTTCAGGTAGTTGAAACGATATGA